DNA from Nitrososphaerota archaeon:
GCAAAAAGATACAACTACTCAATCTACATTACAAGAAATTTTTATTAAAAATGGATTGCATATAGGTTCTAGAATAAAAGTTGTAGATATGGAAAAATTCATATATACTTTAAGACCTGACGGAATTTATTTAATAGATATAAATAAAACTATTGAAAGATTAAATATTGCTGCAAAATTCATTTCTTTTTTCCCTCCTGAAAAAGTTATTATAACTACTTCGCATGTATATGGCGTAAAACCAGTTGAAAAATTTTGTGAAATAACTGGAACAATTCCTGTAGTAAAGAAATTTCAAGCAGGATTGCTTACGAATAGAAATTTAAGTACTTTTAGTGAACCAAAATTGTTATTAGTAACTGACCCAAGATATGATAGTCAAGCAATTGAAGAGGCATCTATTGCAGGAATACCAGTAATAGCTTTTTGTAGTACAGATAATATAGCAAAGAATGTTGATTTAATAATTCCAATAAATAATAGAGGTAGAA
Protein-coding regions in this window:
- the rpsB gene encoding 30S ribosomal protein S2; translated protein: MTEQKDTTTQSTLQEIFIKNGLHIGSRIKVVDMEKFIYTLRPDGIYLIDINKTIERLNIAAKFISFFPPEKVIITTSHVYGVKPVEKFCEITGTIPVVKKFQAGLLTNRNLSTFSEPKLLLVTDPRYDSQAIEEASIAGIPVIAFCSTDNIAKNVDLIIPINNRGRNSLGYAFWYLAKKVLEERGILQPNTEPNFKPEDFITPQQS